A part of Fibrobacter sp. genomic DNA contains:
- the mqnE gene encoding aminofutalosine synthase MqnE, which yields MSRMTESEALDLFLNAPLDELCAMANAEKERRHGKSVYWVNNRQINYTNVCVLHCKFCAFSKIKKDSPTAYDWDYDTIRDKAAFAINGGARELHIVGGLHPDHPFDYYIEMLRKLRGEFPKVNLKAFTAVEIAHFAKLSGQTPLQIMETLKGAGLDALPGGGAEILVQSVRDQICPGKETGEEWLDVHRAAHKIGIPTNATMLFGHIEKPEHRIAHMRMLRDLQDEAPGFFAFIPLVYHPEHNALHNIVPNMTSQEDILRTVAVARLFLDNFPHIKAYWIQMGIETAMKALHSGASDLDGTIIEEKITHAAGATVPVGMSPERMRQLILGEGLEPVERDALYERFS from the coding sequence ATGTCCCGAATGACTGAATCCGAAGCTCTTGATTTGTTTCTGAACGCCCCCCTAGACGAACTTTGCGCCATGGCCAACGCAGAAAAGGAACGTCGCCACGGCAAGTCCGTTTACTGGGTGAACAACCGTCAGATTAACTACACCAACGTCTGCGTGCTGCACTGCAAATTCTGCGCTTTCAGCAAGATCAAGAAGGATAGTCCCACCGCCTACGACTGGGACTACGATACCATTCGCGACAAGGCTGCTTTTGCCATCAACGGCGGCGCCCGTGAGCTTCATATCGTCGGCGGCCTTCATCCGGACCACCCCTTCGATTACTACATCGAAATGCTCCGTAAGCTCCGCGGCGAATTCCCCAAGGTGAACCTGAAGGCCTTTACCGCCGTGGAAATTGCCCACTTCGCCAAGCTTTCTGGCCAGACTCCCCTGCAGATTATGGAAACCCTGAAGGGCGCAGGTCTTGACGCCCTCCCCGGTGGCGGTGCCGAAATCCTCGTTCAGAGTGTCCGCGACCAGATTTGCCCCGGCAAGGAAACCGGCGAAGAATGGCTGGACGTCCATCGCGCCGCCCACAAGATCGGCATTCCCACCAATGCCACCATGCTTTTCGGCCACATCGAAAAGCCGGAACACCGCATCGCCCACATGCGCATGCTTCGCGACCTGCAGGACGAGGCACCGGGATTCTTTGCATTTATTCCGCTGGTCTACCATCCGGAACACAACGCCCTCCACAACATCGTGCCCAACATGACTTCTCAGGAGGACATCCTCCGCACTGTTGCAGTGGCCCGCCTGTTCCTGGATAACTTCCCCCACATCAAGGCTTACTGGATCCAGATGGGTATTGAAACCGCAATGAAGGCTCTGCACTCCGGTGCCAGCGACCTGGACGGCACCATCATCGAAGAAAAGATTACCCACGCCGCAGGAGCCACCGTTCCCGTAGGTATGAGTCCGGAACGCATGCGTCAGCTGATTCTTGGCGAAGGCCTGGAACCTGTGGAGAGAGATGCGTTGTACGAACGATTCTCTTAA